The Thermodesulfobacteriota bacterium genome contains the following window.
AGACGCCGGATGTGGCACAGCGGCCTTCTCCTTGCCCGTTTCTGAGTGCTATGCTGGCCGGGACGGCTGGTTCAGGGACGAACTCGTCCCCCGGTCCTGCTTCTGCGGCCCGAAAACACAACGTCTTTGAAGGGTACTTAGCCCTTATCCGGACCCTGCTGGAAGAGTATAAAGAATATCCTTTGTGGGCCCAAAGAAACAACCGGGAAGGGACCGTGGGTCTGCATTTCGTCATATGCAGAGATGGGAAGGTAGAGGATTTGAGGGTCGCCAGGTCTTCCGGGTTCAGTATCCTGGATGAGGCAGCAGAACGGACGGTAAGGCGCATCAGCAGATTTCCGTCCATCCCAGAGGAACTGGCCATGAACAGGCTTTCTCTGGATGTACCGCTGGTATTTAAGTTGGTAAACAGATAGTAGGAATTCCTGTTTTTGGACGCAGATGAACGCAAATTTACAAGATGTTAAATATGACGGCTTCGGAAAAAGTAAAATTTTACCGCAGAGGTCGCAGAGAACGCTGAGATAACATATTGGATGTTTTACGGTTTTTCTCTGCGGACTCTGCGTGCTCAGCGGTGAAAAAGCTTTTTTACGGATTCATCAAATATAGAAAACATTTTTCTGCGGGTATCTGCGAAAATCTGTGTCCTGATAAATTTAAATGAGGGGGTGTGAATATGTGTGAGACAAACGCCTATATCTTAAAAGATGATAAGGAAGAACTTTTGATGGACAGCGTCATTCTTCTCCGTCCGGAAGACGGCAAGATATACCTCCGAGGTCTTCTGGGAAAAGAGATGTACGTAGAGGCTGATATTCAGGAGATAAACTTTCTCGATCACCGTATGGTGCTGAAGGAAAAATAAGGAAAAGGCAGCCCCCTCTGCCAGGATGTGAGCTGCCTTTCCAGGAAGTACGTCTCGCCAGAGGCGGACGCACCTCAACTCTCTTCGTAACAGAGTTGAGGACTTTTGTCAAACTCTGTGAAGAAGGGAGATTTAAAGATGTATTGTTTGTGGCTTTTGGTCATTCTGTTTACGGTATTTTTACCCCCCGCGTCTGGAGTTGCTGAAGAGACAAAGGACACGGCCTCGATAAAAGAAATAATCGTAACCGCTACCAAGACCCCTCAAGAAATAGAAAATGTCCCGGCCAGCGCCAGCGTGGTAACCAGGGAAGATATCAGTAAGAGAAACATCCAGGCCCTGGATCAGGCCCTGCGGGAACTGCCGGGCGTCTTCGAACGCCGCGGCAAGGGCCTGATGGACACCCTAGCCCATATCTCGCTCCGCGGCCTACCGGGAAAAGAGCGTACCGCTATTTTACTGGATGGTCTTCCATTAAATGATAGTTATACGAATAGCGTGGAGTGGGCTGGGCTGCCTGTCGAATCTGTCGAACAGATTGAGGTCGTCCGGGGGCCTGTATCTGCCCTTTACGGCGGCAATGCCATGGGCGGCGTAGTAAACATCATTACCCGGATGCCGGAAAAACAGGAAATACTGGTCAAGGCCGGATACGGAACCGACCAGACCTGGTCAACCCGCCTCGGTTATGGCAACAAGGTTCTCGATAAAATCAGCTTCCGGCTGGGTGCGGAATATCTTGATACGGACGGTTATCCGGCTAACCTGGTTACCAAGACCACCTCGGTTGGAGCAGGCATTCCGGTTACGGGCTGGACCAGGACCACTACGAGCACAGGTTCTACTACCTATCTCGTTGGCAACACAGGTAATAACACCTGGTCACAAGGCAACTTTGACGCCAAGGTTGCTTTGGACCTGCCCAATACGTCAAAACTTACCCTAGGCTATGTCCGCCAGCAGCGGGCCTATGATTATGACCGATATGAGTCTTATCTGCGGGATGCCTCCGGCGACCCGGTCATCAGCGGATCCGTAACCTTCGATAATCCAGCACAAAAGGCGTCTTTAAGCGAATCCAATTTTCTAACTGGGGAGGGGAAGACGGCTGCGGACATATATACCCTCCGAATTGAGACGCAGCCGGCTGACCGCTGTTCCCTCAAACTGAATGCCAGCCTGACCGACCGAAACAAGAACTGGTATACCACGCCCAATAGTTCAGCCACCTGGGACAGCGGTACGGGCAAGGTCTCGGAATCACCGAGTAAAACCTGCCAGGCCGAAATCCAATCTGACCTCATGGTTGCCCCGGGGAATATCCTTACCGTGGGGGTTTCATACCGACAGGGTGNNNNNNNNNNNNNNNNNNNNNNNNNNNNNNNNNNNNNNNNNNNNNNNNNNNNNNNNNNNNNNNNNNNNNNNNNNNNNNNNNNNNNNNNNNNNNNNNNNNAGGCGACCAGTGAGGAGTATAACCTCTCCTTCTGGAAGGACGAAAATAGCAAGACCGGTCTTGCCTATTGCTCCGAAGGAAAGGATCGTACCTATGCCCTCTTTGCCCAGGATGAATGGCATCTGCCTAAAAACCTGACGCTCTTTCTGGGCCTTCGCTATGATTACTGGAAGACCTGCGACGGCTCTTATGATACGGATGGCAGCGGCGCAACCGCAGAGGTAAACTACCCTGACCGCACCGATGAAAGCCTCTCTCCCAAAATCTCACTCCTCTATAAGCCCCGGGAGATGACTACCCTTCGCCTCTCCGGCGGTACAGCCTTCCGCAGTCCCAATGTCTATAACCTCTACCGGACCTGGGTCTCTACCACCGGCTGGACCTACAGGGGCAATCCGAATTTGGAACCTGAGACTACGGCTTCCTGGGAGGTGGGCTGGGAACAGAAGACCTCCTTCGGAACCCGGTTTAAGGCCACCTATTTTGAAAACTATGTCCAGGACCTGATATACCTCGTCACAGATACTTCCCTATCCAAGACCAAGACCTACCAGAATGCCGCCAAGGCCGAGGTCAAAGGGGTGGAGCTGGAACTGCGGCAGAGGATTAATACTTTTCTTGAGGCATTTGCCACCCTGACTTATAACGATGCGGTTATTACTGAATACCCGTCCAATCCAACCATCGAAGGGAAACAACTGACCTATGTCCCTAAAAATATGTATTCCATTGGACTCGATTTTGCCTACCGGAGGCTTAAAGGAAGCATCATTGGCCGCTATGTCGGGAAGATTTATTCCAACGATGATAACACCGACTCATTCCGGTATGTCTATGGCTCATACGACCCATACCTTGTCGTTGATGCCAAGGTAAGCGCAGATGTGACTAAAAACATCGAGCTGTCACTATCCGCAGATAACCTGTTTGACCAGGATTATTACTACTACTATGAGGCCCCGGGCACTGCCTGGTTTGCAGAAATGGCCGTGAGATTCTAGGTGATAGGAGTCAGAAGTCAGAATACAGCGGTCAGGAGTCAGAAGGGAAAGAGGCTTTCTGCCTTTTCGTTAAAACGCCGCCTGTGGAGAATGTTGATCCCTTGTCTGATTGTGCTCTTTCTAACTTCCGGCTCTTGGGCTGCCGTTATAACCTATAAAGACAAGCTTGGAAGGGCCGTTACTATCCCTGCCCCGGTAAAGCGGGCCGTATTCTTTCAGACATATGAATTAATCCCGGCCCTCGGTATATGGGACAGGGTCATTGGTATTGCCAGGTGGGCGTATAACAATGACTTAATGAAGGCCACCAAACCCGATATTGAGAAGTCTGTCCCTTCGCCCGGCAGCGGCATGGATGTGAATATAGAGACGCTCCTTAAACTAAAACCTGATGTTGTGATTACCTGGACATCTAAGCCGGAGACCGTACGGTTTATGGAGGAAAAGGGGCTAAAGGTTATTGCCATCTATCCGGAGAGCCTTGAGGAATTTTACGCGGTAATGAGGCTACATGGAAGGCTTTTTGGAAAAGAAAAACAAGCCGAACACTGCATTGCCCGGATGGAGAGCATATTCAAACTTATAAAAGAAAGGGTGAGGAAGATACCAGGCGATAAAACAAAAAAGGTCTTATGGCTCGGGGGAAAACCCACCTCTGTGGCCTGTGGCATCGGGATTACAGATGATATCTTCAAACTGATCGGCGGCGTTAATCCGGCCGCTCAAATACCGCGAAGAAATGCCGATGTCCCGATAGAGCGGATAATAGCCTGGAACCCTGATGTAATATTTATCTGGGGGAATGCCGGCTATCAGGTTCAGGATATTCGCAATAATCCGCAGTGGAGGTCTATAAAGGCAACAAGAGAAGGCCGGGTCTATAAGGCCCCGGAGTGGTCCACCTGGTCACCGCGGCTGGCGCCCATGGCCCTGTGGATGGCCATGAAGACCTATCCCGAATATTTCCGGGATATTAATCTGGACAGGGTTATGGATGAGTTTTATAAAAAGGTCTTTGGCATAGCATATATCCGGGTGAAAAAGATTGAGTAAGAAGGCCCTGAAAACAATAATGATAATGGCCTCACCCTTTCTCATAGGATGGGTCGCCCTTTTCATAGGCGCCTACAATGTAAGCCCTCTTATGGTCCTAAGGGTTATCGGTTCGGAAATATGGCCTTTTTTAAAAAGCCCGGATATTGAAGAAAAGGCGATAATCCTGGATATAAGGCTTCCGCGCATACTCCTGGCCGGGCTGGTGGGCGTTGCGCTCTCAGGATCAGGCGTGACCCTCCAGGGAATATTCCGCAATCCACTGGTTGACCCCTTCATACTCGGCATATCGGCCGGCGCAGCCTTGGGGTGCGCCTTATCCGTGGGATTTTTCCCGCACCTGCCTATACAGATGATGGCGTTTTTATTTGCCATAACGGCAGTGATTCTGGCATACTCCATAGCCAAGATACAAGGGGAGGTCTCCAGACTTCCGCTGGTGCTTTCGGGGGTCATCATCTCCGCCTTTTTTACGGCCATGGTCTCTATTGTAAAATTCCTGGTTGATCCCCATAAGCTCCAGAATATCGTTTACTGGCTGATGGGAAGTTTTTCTCTATCGGACTGGGGGTTGGTAAAGATTGCCGGGATAGGCATTACTATGGGACTGCTACCTGTGTTCCTGATGCGTTGGAGGCTCAATGTGCTGAGTATGGGCGAGGACGAAGCCAGCGCCCTGGGTGTGAATACGAAGAGGGAGCGGATTATATTTATTGCCGGATCATCCCTGGCGGTAAGTATTGCCGTATCCGTAAGCGGAATCATTGGCTGGGTAGGGTTAATGGTCCCGCACCTGGTTAGAATGATGACCGGCCCCGACCACAAAAGCCTTATCCCGTTAAGCATGGCCGGAGGGGCAGCCTTCATGATATTTGCCGACACCGTGGCCAGAAATCTGACCGATTTTGATATACCGGTAGGGATAATAACCGCCGTAACCGGAGCCCCTTTTTTTATTTACCTTATGAAGAAAGGCGGAGAGGAGAGCTGGGGAAGATGATGGAGATTAAAGGGCTCGAGTTCCACCACCCTCATTCCCATGACCCGGTCCTTAAGGGAATCTCCTTTGGAGTAAATAGCGGAGAAGTAACTGCCATCCTGGGCCCGAATGGCTCAGGCAAGACAACGCTTTTCAATTGCATAGCCGGTTTATGGAGACATCAGAAGGGAGAAATAGTATTCCAGGATAACAATATATCGCATCTTCCACACGAGAAAAGGGCAAAGATACTTGCTGTTGTCCCTCAGGAGCACGATCCCCCATTCCCGTATTCTGTTTTGGATGCGGTGCTGATGGGCCGGGTCTCCCATGTAGGTATCTTTGCAACCCCTTCTAAAGATGATTACCTTAAGGCTGAAGAGGCTATGGAGGCCGTGGGGATAGCACACCTGAAGGAAAGGGCATATACACGCATCAGCGGCGGCGAAAGGCAACTGGCGCTTATTGCCCGGGGATTGGCCCAGCAGCCAAGGGTTATGCTTTTGGATGAACCCACCGCCCATCTGGATTTTCGGAATCAGATACATGTACTCAGTACGATTAGGGAACTGACACGGAAAGAGAATCTCACCACCCTGGTCACCCTGCATGACCCAAACCTGTCCGCCATGTTTTCGGACAGGGTAATCCTTTTAGGCCAGGGGCAGATTGTGGATGAAGGGGATCCCGGAGCGGTTATAACCCCTGAAAATCTCCGGCAGGTGTATGACCTGGAGGTGGAATGGATAGGCGACAATGGACGGCGTTTTATTTATCCGCGCCTCCCCGCCTGCCACTAGCCTCTGTTTTCGGACATATGATCAATATTGACCACATAACCAAAATCTATGGCGCTATCAGGGCGCTTGACTCCCTCACCCTTGTCATAAAACAGGGCGAGGTCTTCGGCCTTCTGGGACCAAACGGCGCCGGAAAGACGACCACCATCAAGATATTAACCACCCTCAGCAAGCCCACCAGCGGCCGGGCCGCGATCGGCGGGCATGACGTGGAGAAAGAGCCGCTGGCGGTGAAAAACATCATCGGCGTAGCGCCCCAGGAGATCAACCTGGACAAGGAATTGACCGCTGAACAAAATCTCCGGGTCTATGGAATGCTTCACAGATTGGACAACCTTGGCCGGAATATAAAAGATATCCTGGAATTGGCCGGCCTGTCTGAGAGGAGCAACCACCTGGTACGTGACTTTTCCGGCGGTATGCAGCGCCGACTTCTTATTGCCCGCGCCCTTCTCACCAAACCAAATGTGCTTTTTCTCGACGAACCTACGGTCGGACTGGATCCCCAGGTGAGGAGGCAGATCTGGGGCCTGGTCCGTAACCTTAAAGAGAACGGAACCACCGTCTTTCTTACCACGCACTACATTGAGGAGGCTGAGGCCCTTTGCACGCGGGTAGGCATCCTTTCCCGCGGCAGGCTTATAGCCCTGGGAACGCCGCAGGAACTTAAGGGCGAAGTGGGCGGTTTCGTGCTGGAGTATCAGGAAAACGGCAATACCCGATACATGTTATGCCGGAGCCGGGAAGAGGCCCACAGCCTTTCGCAGAGCAAAAAAGGGCCGATAATCATCCGGGAGTCCAACCTGGAAGACGTCTTCATTAAGTTGACCGGGGAGAGGATTGGGCCGGCGGAATAGTAGGAGCCTTATGTCTGGATATTATCCGGTTTTTTTGCGTGAGATGATGCTCTTCCGGAGGCGCTTTCTGCGCCTCGGCTATTTCTTCTCGGCCATGTTTGCCCCGCTCCTTTATCTGCTGGCCTTTGGGCTCGGGTTAGGACACAGGATAAGTATTGCCGGAGGAAGCTATCTTGACTTCCTCCTCCCGGGTCTCATCGCCATGAGTTCCATGAATAATTCCTACACCTGGATTGCCACCAGTCTAACTGTAGGCCGGCTCCACTTCCGTACCTTCCAGGTTTTTATCCAATCACCGGTGAGTCCCTGTGCTATTGTCATGGGAGAGGTTTTGGCTGGCATGGTACGGGGTCTTTTTGCCTCGAGCATGATCCTTTTAGTCGGCTTTTTCCTGGGAAGCGGCCTTTATTTTATGCCGCTCTTCATACCAGCCTTGCTCCTCAATTGTTTTCTCTTCGCCTCCCTGGGAGTGGTCTCCGGCCTTAGGGCCAAATCTCACGAAGATACAGCCACCTTCTCCAATTTCTTTATATTGCCCATGGCCTTTTTTGGGGGGACATTCTTCCCGATTGAAGAAATGCCCCGCTGGCTGCAATTCGTCATCCGAATCCTACCCCTGGCCCATACTAATAAGCTCATGCGTGCTAAATGTATGGGGCCTGATTGCCTCTTATCCCTGGCTGTCCTGGTAATCTTTGCCGTTATCTTTTTTGTCATCAGTGTTTATCTGGTGCGGACATACAGTGAATGAGGGGGAAAAATTAACCCTGGGGCTTCTAATCCCTGGAAGACAAAAATTGCGGAACTCGTAAAAAAACCTTGTCACCACCGAGCGCGCAGTGCCCGCAGAGAAAAACCGTAAAACATCCAATATGTTATCTCAGCGTTCTCTGCGACCTCTGCGGTAAAATTTTACTTTTTCCGAAGCCGTCAAAATTGTGTTGACAACAATTTGATAATAATGCTAATTTCGGTAGAGGTTATATGCTAAATATGGGGTAAAATCACTTTATTGTAACGTACAGCCACCGTAAGGAAACATCTTCATGTCATTATTCTTAGAGCAGCGCATAAAAAAGTTCAAATTTTCAGATATGTTACTCAGGCCTACCCCGCCGGAATCTGAAGGCGCATCTGAAACTGATGAACGTATAGACTTTTCAAAAGTAATAAAAAGAAAATCCAGCCAGATATACTATCTCCCAAACAGCCATAATGTCCCTGTGGGAAAGGAAGAAGAACGACAGCAACAGGGGAAAATTGATTACCGGCAGGATGAAGCCGCCCAAAAAACAGCGGAAATTTCGCAGCTACAGGAAAATTATTCTGTCCTGCAAAAAGAATTAGAGGCAATAAAGTCCACCCTTGCTTCTCAAGCTAATATTATTCAAGAGCAGGCAGACGGCATAGAATTACAGAGCAAAGAGATCGCCGTTTTAAGAAGGGAAAATGAATATTATATAGAAGAAAATCGCCGGAAAGATAAGGACTTAATCGATCTAAAGTATAACCTTCAGCAAAAAGAGTCTGAAGAAGAACGGTTAAGAGCCGGCCTCCAACGACTTGAATCCGATATGGAGCTGTTCAGAGAAACCCTTCACAAACAACAGGAAACCGAGGAACTCCAGAACCAAGAACTGGAAAACCTAAGAACAGCCAGGGCTGACCTCATCCGGCAACAAGAAGAGATACAACGACAACATAAAGAAGAGGTCGCCAGCCTGCAAAATACCATCCCCGAAAAAGAGCTAGAATTAAGCCGTCATAAGAAAGAAGCCCATGCGCTGAAAAGCGAGCTGGATATTTTAAAGACAAAGGTTTCCGGTTTGCAGGCTGTCGAAGCAGAGTTAATCAAGAAACAGGAAGAGATCAGACGTCGTGAAGAGGAGTTCTCCGCCCTCCAGAGCCAGGCAACGGCTAAAGAGGAAGAGGCAAGAATTGCCCAGGAGCAGACCCAAATTCTGCAAGCTAATCTAAGCGCACTCCAGTCAGAACTGACTAAATTTCAGGATATTAAAGAGACGTTGGAACAGCAACAAGAAGACAACGCAAAACAACGAGAGGAAATTTCCAGGTTACAAAATGAAGTTGCCAAAAAAGAAGCGGAAGGCCGGGAGCTAAAAACACAATCTCAACCTCTACAAAGCGAACTGGATGCCCTTAAGGCGAATTTAACAGACAAAAACCGGCTGATTCAAGAACAAATAAAGACCATCCTGGAATTAAAGGAGAAGACATCGGCGCTAGAGGTCCAACAAGCCTCAGAACGCGAGAAGATGCTATACGATCTCCAGGGAATCCAACGGGACAAAACTGCCTTAGAGTCCAGGGTTCTTGATTATAGACAGATGGCTTCAACATTACAGGCCGAACTCCAGAGCGCCACGGATAAGATTGACGCTATAAACAAAAAAAGGGCTGGCAAGGATCGGCTCATCGCCTTTTTATGCGCGCTATTGCTGGTCGTTAGCTTCAGCTCATTATATATGTATCGCTCCAACAACCAGCTAATACAGGAATTAAGCGATCTCTCCTCGACGTTGGAACAGAAAACCCACATTATCCACTCCAAGATAGAAAAGATCGAATCGCTCAACGAAACGATCGATCAAAACGCTGAAGTTATTAAACAACAGGCGTCAAAGATCACTACCCTTAATAAAAATATCAGATGGCAAAAGAAAAAAATAGACACCTTAAACAAGGCCCTAACGACAAAACAAAAATCCCTTACCAAAAAAGAGGAAGAAGTCGTCAAACTCAGGGCGGAGTTGGAAGAAACCAAGGTGGACTTTTTTCTATATAGACAAAAGGTAAACATCTCAGACCGAGCTAACCCGCTTTTTAATTTGGGCCAAAAACAAAGAAAACAAATCGGTCTATTAGATAGACAAATACAATACCTGGAATCTGTCCTCAAAGACCAGATTAATGTCATCGATAACCAGGCGGCTATCCTTAAAAACTACAGCCACAATGCAAAAATAAGCTGGACCCATTAATCCTTGAATGTGATCGACAAAAAGAAGGAATTAGTTAATAAAGTTATCTCAGCAGAAGTCAGAAAACAGGAAGAAAAGACAGAAGAAGACCAGATAGCCGGCTTTGCCAAAAGATTACAGGATAAAGAAGAACAATATTATAAGCATATTATCAACCGCATTCAGAAAGAACACGAGGCCATACTAGAATTAATTGAAAAGAAAATCCAGGAGGCCGGTCAGTTGCATCTGGGGCTGGCACTGAAAGCCAGATATCTGGAGATGGAAGAGACGAATCTGGAAATGGAGATTTGTCACCGCTGGAAAGTTATTCTACCGGATCTGTTGAAACCTAATACAGAGGAGGAAAGTGGATGAGTGAAAAAATATATATGGGAATTGACCTCGGAACGTCGAGGAGTGCGCTGGTCTCTAATAACGGCGTAGAAAAGGTAACGCTAAGCGTAGTGGGCTGGCCAAAAGATCTGATCGCCAGGCAAATGTTAAAACAAAACCTGTTGTTTGGACGGGATGCCCTTAAGCACCGTTTATCGCTCAACGTCGTATATCCTCTGGAAAAAGGTGTTATCAAAGAAGACGAGCAGGAAAAAACTATGGCCCAGGAACTTATCAAGCACCTCATCAGCGCCGTGGAAGCTCCCTCCGGGGCCAAGGTTTATGGAATTATCGGCGTACCGGCCAAGGCCAGCGTACAAAATAAACAAGTTGTGGCCGATATTGCCAAGTCAGTAATGGATTATGCAGCGGTAATTTCCGAACCCTTTGCCGTAGCCTATTACGCCGGCAGGTTAGACAACGCTATGATAATCGACATTGGCGCGGGAACTGTGGATATTTGCCGTATGCATGGAACTGTCCCGGAGGAAGAAGATCAGATTACGCTGTACAAAGGGGGAGATTATATTGATAAAGTCTTTTATGACACCCTTAGATCTACATACTCTACGGCCAACTTTACCCTGAACATGGCCAGAGAGATAAAGGAACGTCATTCCTTTGTATATAATGTCACCCGCTCCGTTTCAACCGTCTTCCCGGTCAACGGCAAGCCGGAGGTGTTTGACGTAACCAATGAGTTAAAATCCGCATGTGAAAGTATTGTCCCTGAAATTGTAGAGGCCGTAAAAAAATTAATTGCCACCTATGACCCTGAATTTCAGGAAATACTGAGAGAAAATATCTACCTGGCCGGTGGTGGCAGCCAGATTGAAGGGTTAGCGGATATGATAGCTGCCGGGCTGGCAGATTTAGGTGGTGCCAAGGTAGAATGTATTGATGATCCCCTGTTTGCCGGAGCCAGGGGAGCCCTTAAGCTGGCCATGGATATGCCGGAAGAATACTGGATGGATTAATTAGTTCCCATCCGAAAATCTAAAAATTCCGGATGGGGCAATCAGCTTTCAGCTATCAGCGCTCAGCTTAACATGGTGTTTCTCGTATCTTTTGCTGACGGCTGACAGCTGATCGCTGAAAGCTTGAATTCGGAAACGACAGTTTTCGGATGAAACCAACTACATATTCTTTATATCTTTTTCTTAATAAAGACCCCCGGTCGTGGAACATGCCCGGGGGTCTTATTTTAGCAAACATAATACCACCCCTAATCGGGGTTAAAAGATGGCCGGCCCTTTTACATTTTACATTGAAGTAAGTGGTTTCCATCAATAATGAATCCTTGATGGTTTTATTTTCTCTAAGGCTATCTGTCCAGGCAGTATTTAAGTTGCTCCTGAGGATAACCATTCCCATATGGCCCTGGTTCTCTCCTCCCAGTCTTGACTCAGCCGTTTGTTGAGAAAATCGTTGTAGAGACTGTCAAAAAGCTGCAATCCTCCCTCTAGAACGTGCATTCGTTCATAGAAAACCGCTTCCCGCTCGCTTGATTCGTCGGTAAGTTCGTCCCTTTCCAGTTTTACCGAAGGACACTTGAACGAGGCGAAGTGGAACGTCTCCCCTTTCAGGGTCATCCTCCATACATGTTCCTCCTTTTCCAGGTAAAGGGTCGCTTCTGTAATCTCTTTGCCATTTTGCAAGGCGGTGAGGGCCTCCTTGAAATTATCCTGGCGCCCGGCCACAGTGATTTTCTGCGCCCCTTTGTCGCCTCCTCCAAGGAGGACGAAGCGGTCATTGAGGTAGGCAACGAACGGCGCGCCCTGGGGAGCTAGACCGGACTGGCTTACCGTGTACTCCGAGGAACCATTCGTCGTCTGGTAAATCAGCCATAGCAAGAAATCCAGGCCCAGCCACCGGTTGCCCTTGATGAGGTCCGCTACTGCGTCTGTGGGGGCACAATTGGCCTTTTGCAGGGCTGGTCGGAGGCTCTTATCCGACACCCTTTCCGCACGTGCAAACGGGTGAATTGCTACCAGGCCCATCTGGAAGGTCCTCTCGAAAAGGTGCTCGAACAGTTCCTGTATTTTAGGGGTCAGGCTGCTGAACGTCACCACTCCGGTCCTGGTATCCCAGACCGCGTCATACATGGCGGGTAGCGGCAAAGTCTTGCTGAGCAGAGCACTACGCACCGCGTTGCGCAGGTCATGCCTCTTGTCCTTCGGAACCCATTTCAGACCAGGATTGGAGGCGAGATAATCGTTTTCGGCCTTTTTCTGATAGGCCTTCAGCAAAACGGCCGGCACGCGGCGTTGGTCCCGGCGAAGCGTAAAGGCCAGATAATGATCCCGCCAAAAGGCGTGCGGCGTGGTGAAACTGCTGTTTGAGAAATCATCGAAGTGAACCCAGCCGAAGGAAAGTTCTTCGGCTGTCTGGTCGATGGCACGAAAAGCATTTTGGGCCAGGCGGTCGGCGGCCCATTCGTAAAGGTCTTTGTCAGGGAACTCACCTGAGACCTGATACTGACAAAAACTCACCGTATTGGAAAGAATACCCATGGTTATTCTCCTGTCTTGGAAATCCCGGGACTAAGGGCAGTAACACAAACAACGGGCGAAGAAAGAAACGATTATAAGCGCTTTCCCCTCTGGCGTGCAACCCTGTATTTGGGGCCTGTTTTGAAAGGGTACTTTTTGTAAAGGCGGTAAGTTGTACCACATACACCTTTTTTAAAAGAGGGGCAAGAAGTTTTTGC
Protein-coding sequences here:
- a CDS encoding ABC transporter permease codes for the protein MSGYYPVFLREMMLFRRRFLRLGYFFSAMFAPLLYLLAFGLGLGHRISIAGGSYLDFLLPGLIAMSSMNNSYTWIATSLTVGRLHFRTFQVFIQSPVSPCAIVMGEVLAGMVRGLFASSMILLVGFFLGSGLYFMPLFIPALLLNCFLFASLGVVSGLRAKSHEDTATFSNFFILPMAFFGGTFFPIEEMPRWLQFVIRILPLAHTNKLMRAKCMGPDCLLSLAVLVIFAVIFFVISVYLVRTYSE
- the mamK gene encoding MamK family actin-like protein, with the protein product MSEKIYMGIDLGTSRSALVSNNGVEKVTLSVVGWPKDLIARQMLKQNLLFGRDALKHRLSLNVVYPLEKGVIKEDEQEKTMAQELIKHLISAVEAPSGAKVYGIIGVPAKASVQNKQVVADIAKSVMDYAAVISEPFAVAYYAGRLDNAMIIDIGAGTVDICRMHGTVPEEEDQITLYKGGDYIDKVFYDTLRSTYSTANFTLNMAREIKERHSFVYNVTRSVSTVFPVNGKPEVFDVTNELKSACESIVPEIVEAVKKLIATYDPEFQEILRENIYLAGGGSQIEGLADMIAAGLADLGGAKVECIDDPLFAGARGALKLAMDMPEEYWMD
- a CDS encoding exonuclease; this translates as MGILSNTVSFCQYQVSGEFPDKDLYEWAADRLAQNAFRAIDQTAEELSFGWVHFDDFSNSSFTTPHAFWRDHYLAFTLRRDQRRVPAVLLKAYQKKAENDYLASNPGLKWVPKDKRHDLRNAVRSALLSKTLPLPAMYDAVWDTRTGVVTFSSLTPKIQELFEHLFERTFQMGLVAIHPFARAERVSDKSLRPALQKANCAPTDAVADLIKGNRWLGLDFLLWLIYQTTNGSSEYTVSQSGLAPQGAPFVAYLNDRFVLLGGGDKGAQKITVAGRQDNFKEALTALQNGKEITEATLYLEKEEHVWRMTLKGETFHFASFKCPSVKLERDELTDESSEREAVFYERMHVLEGGLQLFDSLYNDFLNKRLSQDWEERTRAIWEWLSSGAT